ACGATCGCACCGTCGGGATCGTGCGCGAGCCGCGCCGCGAGCGCCGCGTCGAAGCGACCCGCCAGCGGGCCGACGCGCAGCATGGCAGCTCGGGTGCTCGCATCGATGGCATCGGCGGCGTGCAGGCGGTCGGCCTGCGATTCCATCGCCGAGCGCAACGCGGTCCACGTGCCCTTCTGGAGTGCCCCGATGCGATCGCGGAACGTGCGCTCGAGCGCCGCGAGCCGCTCCTCCGGCAGGTCGTCGAGCGGATTCGCGCCGCCCGGCAGCAACCCCGAGCCCGGACCTCGGCGGAGGAGGACGAGCAGCGGGATCCCGACGGCGATCGCCAGTGCGTGCAGGGCGAGGCCCCCGACGACGGCACCGGACCAGCCCGAGAGCAGCGACGTCCGCACGACCAGCAGCACGACGATGAGCAGCAGCCACAGGAGCAGCACGACCATCGCGACGACGCCGCCCGGCCCCACCCCGGGTCGATGCGACGTCGGCGACCGGCGCGCTCCGCTCGGCCGCCCCTGCCGTGACGCCGTGGGTGGCACCGTGGGCGGCGCCTTCGGATCCTCGATCGCGAGCGTGGCCAGCATCGCGACGAGCATGAGGGCGCTCGCACCCGTCCACAGCGCCGCGGCGCCCAGCTCGCCGCGCAGGTCCTCGTCGGGCCGGGCGCCGAGCCAGATGGGCGCGCCGAAGAGCAGGATCGTCGCCGCGAACCCCGCGAGCGCCGCGAAGCCGCCCCAGTATCGCCACGTCGCGATGGCGTGCAGCACCGCGAGCGCACGCCGCACGGTGCCTCCGGCTCCCGACGCGCCGCGCACGGAGGAGACGAACGCGTCGTGCGCCGCGCGCACCCGCTCGTCGACGTCGTCGAGCCCGAGGGTCGCGAGCGAGCCGCGCAGCTCCTCCGCCGAGGGCGATCCCTCGACGCGCATGCCCCCGACCTCGACCGAGGCGCCGTCGACGTCGACGAGCAGCCGACGCACGGGCGGCGGTGGGGCGACGGTCGCTGCGGCGCGCGGCTTCGCACCGCGGGGTCGACGCCACCGGTCCGGGTCCGGCCGCTGCGGCTGCTCGGTGGCGCGCGAGGCATCGCGAGCGCGCTGTCGTCGCTCCCCGCGTCGCTCCCGCCGCGCCATGCCGCTCCCCTCGCCCACGCCATGCTGGCATCCGCCGGCCGTGCCCCTCCTGCACACCGACCTCCCTCAAGGGCTTGTCGAAGGTTCGGCCACGGGCCAAGGTGAGTGCATGCGCGCCATGTGGAAGGGATCCATCGCCTTCGGGCTCGTCAACGTGCCCGTGAAGCTGTACTCGGCCACCGAGACGCACGACGTGCGCCTGCACCAGGTGCACGACGAGGACGGCGGGCGCATCCGGTACCAGCGCAAGTGCGAGGTGTGCGGCGAGGTCGTGGCCTACGCGAACATCGACAAGGCGTACGAGGAGGACGGCAAGACCGTCGTGCTGCGCGACGACGACCTCGCAGCCCTGCCGGTCGAGCGCTCGCGCGAGATCGAGGTCGTGCAGTTCGTGCCGTCGAAGCAGATCGACCCGATCCGCCTCGAGAAGTCGTACTACCTCGAGCCGACCGGCTCGGCCCTCAAGGCGTACACGCTGCTGCGGCGCGTGCTCGACGAGACCGCGCGCACGGCGATCGTGCGCATCTCCATCCGCCAGCGGCAGCGCCTCGCGGTGCTGCGCGTGCACGACGACGTGCTCATGGTGCAGACGATGCTGTGGGACGACGAGATCCGCGCCGCCGAGTTCGCGAGCCTCGACGAGAAGCCGCGCATCCCGGCGAAGGAGCTCGACCTCGCGAAGGCGATCGTCGACCAGCTCTCGGGTGACTTCGCCCCCGACGAGTACCAGGACGACTACCAGGTGCAGCTGCGGCAGCTCGTGGAGGCGAAGCTCGAGCAGGGCGACGCGATCGACACGGCCGCGACGTTCGGCGAGCCCGCCGAGGAGGCCGAGGTGCTCGACCTCATGGAGGCGCTGCAGCGGTCGGTCGAGCGGCGCAAGGCCGGGGCCGCGAAGGGCACGAAGGACTCGGGCTCGAAGCGCTCGAAGTCCGCCTAGGAGCGCGCGCGTGGCCGAGCAGAGCGTGCGCGTCGGCGGTCGCACGCTCGGCGTCTCGAACCTCGACAAGGTGCTCTACCCCGACGCCGGCACGACGAAGGCCGACGTCATGGCGTACCTGCAGGAGGTCGCGCCCGTCATGCTCCCCCACGTGCGCGACCGCCCCGTGACGCGCAAGCGGTGGGTGCACGGCGTCGGCCCGGCATCCGACCCCGGCGAGGTGTTCTTCGTGAAGGCGCTCGAGCAGGGCGCGCCGTCGTGGATCCCCCGCCGCCCCATCGAGCACAAGGAGGGGCCGAAGGAGTACCCGCTCGTCGAGGACGCCGCGACGCTCGCGTGGCTCGCGCAGATGGCGGCGCTCGAGCTGCACGTGCCGCAGTGGCGCTTCGGCCCCGACGCCGCGCGCCGAGACCCCGACCGGCTCGTGCTCGACCTCGACCCCGGCGACGGCGCCGGACTGCCCGAGTGCCAGGAGGTCGCGCTGCTCGCGAAGG
The sequence above is a segment of the Agrococcus jejuensis genome. Coding sequences within it:
- the ku gene encoding non-homologous end joining protein Ku, producing the protein MRAMWKGSIAFGLVNVPVKLYSATETHDVRLHQVHDEDGGRIRYQRKCEVCGEVVAYANIDKAYEEDGKTVVLRDDDLAALPVERSREIEVVQFVPSKQIDPIRLEKSYYLEPTGSALKAYTLLRRVLDETARTAIVRISIRQRQRLAVLRVHDDVLMVQTMLWDDEIRAAEFASLDEKPRIPAKELDLAKAIVDQLSGDFAPDEYQDDYQVQLRQLVEAKLEQGDAIDTAATFGEPAEEAEVLDLMEALQRSVERRKAGAAKGTKDSGSKRSKSA